A part of Gavia stellata isolate bGavSte3 unplaced genomic scaffold, bGavSte3.hap2 HAP2_SCAFFOLD_34, whole genome shotgun sequence genomic DNA contains:
- the LOC132320835 gene encoding E3 ubiquitin-protein ligase TRIM36-like has translation MCDFCKPPPQEATKSCMDCRASYCNECFKIHHPWGTVKAQHKHVGPTTNFRPKILMCPEHEMERVNMYCEICRRPVCHLCKLGGCHANHRATTMRTAYKTLKEKLSKDIEYLISKESQVKAHITQLDLLLKETECNSERAKEEASQSFEKLSHVLEEKKSAALRAIETSKNLRLEKLQTQAEEYQGLLENNGLVGYAQEVLKETDPSCFVQTAKQLHDRIQKATESLKSFRPAAETTFEDFVVDIAKQEEILGDLSFHSNGLEIPEINEEQSRMYNKALISWECPGKTDSADIYVLEYRKLNGEEESATWQEIKVCSKNKVISDLDDDSSYAFRVRGYKGSICSPWSREVILRTPPAPVFSFLFDDKCGYNSEHLLLNPGRTSVESRAGFPLLLGSERMQIGCYTTLDYIIGDTGIAKGKHVWAFRVEAYSYLVKVGVVSSNQIQKLFHNTHDVTSPRYEQDSGHDSGSEDAFFDSPQPFTLVTLGMKKFFIPTTPAAPKDPASRILPLPSCLGICLDCDKGKVGFYDAGRMKCLYECEVDCSGIMYPAFALMGGAAVHLEEPVTAKYGEYHDDI, from the exons atgtgcgatttctgcaaacctccacctcaagaggccacaaagagctgcatggactgcagggcaagctattgcaacgaatgtttcaaaatacaccatccttggggaactgtgaaagcccaacataaacatgtaggaccaaccaccaacttcagacccaag attttgatgtgtccagaacatgaaatggagagggtaaacatgtactgtgaaatctgcagaaggcctgtttgtcatctttgtaaactggGTGGATGTCATGCAAACCATAGAGCAACAACCATGAGAACTGCCTACAAAACCcttaag gagaagctttcaaaagatattgagtacctcatcagtaaggagagccaggtgaaagctcacatcacacagctggatctgctgctgaaagaaacagag tgcaacagtgaacgagctaaagaagaagcatctcagagctttgagaaattatctcatgtcctagaagagaaaaagtccgcagctcttagggcaattgaaacttctaagaatttaaggctggaaaaattgcaaacgcaagcagaggaatatcaagggctcctggaaaataatggccttgtaggatatgctcaagaggtgcttaaagaaactgatccatcttgttttgttcaaacagcaaaacagcttcatgacag aatccaaaaagctactgaatctctgaagagcttcaggccagcagctgaaactacttttgaagactttgtggtggacatagctaagcaagaagagatccttggtgacttgtccttccattccaatg gtctagaaataccagaaatcaatgaagagcagagcagaatgtacaacaaagctctgatcagctgggaatgccctgggaagacagactcAGCTGATATCTATGTTCTTGAGTATCGTAAGCttaatggagaagaggagagtgcgacgtggcaggagatcaaagtttgcagcaagaACAAAGTAATATCTGATCTTGATGATGACAGCTCCTATGCCTTTAGAGTTCGAGGATATAAAGGGTCCATCTGTAGCCCTTGGAGCCGAGAAGTTATTTTGCGtacgcctccagctccag ttttcagttttctttttgatgacaaatgtgggtacaacagcgaacatctcctgctgaacccaggaagaacctctgtggaaagcagggctggatttcctctACTGCTGGGATCTGAGCGCATGCAGATCGGATGCTACACAACCCTGGATTACATCATTGGCGACACCGGGATTGCCAAAGGGAAGCACGTCTGGGCTTTTCGTGTGGAAGCCTATTCATACCTAGTGAAAGTGGGAGTTGTTTCTAGcaaccagatacagaaattgttccataatacccatgatgtgaccagcccaag atacgagcaagacagtggtcatgacagtgggagtgaagatgccttctttgactcaccacagcctttcacactggtcactttaggcatgaagaagttctttatccccacaacacctgctgcccccaaggatccagcgagcagaatccttcccctgccatcgtgcttgggcatctgcctcgactgtgacaaaggcaaggtGGGGTTCTACGACGCAGGCCgtatgaaatgcctttatgagtgcgaggtggactgctctggcataatgtacccagcatttgccttaatgggtggtgcagcagttcatcttgaggaacctgtcacagcaaagtacGGGGAGTACCACGACGACATCTAG